CTCAACGGCATCATCGTGTCCGGCTGGCTCGGCTCGGCGCCGGCCAACATGGCCAACAGCTACGAGCTCAACATCATCGCCGCGGCGGTGATCGGCGGCGCCAACCTGGCCGGCGGCATCGGCGGCCCGCTCGGGGCGATCGTCGGCTGCGTCCTGCTCGAGGTCATCCGCAACGGCCTGGTCCTGGCCCAGGTCAGCTCCTACTGGCAGCAGACCCTGGTCGGCTGCATCATCGTTCTCGCCGTCCTGGTCGATCGCCTGCGCACCCGCGGGCCCTGACCGGTCGCGCTCCTCCTTTCCCATACCGGTCCGGCACCGCGCGCCCCGCGCCCGTCCGCAGCCGAGACCGGGTCGCAAGACCAGCGGACCCAAACCGGAGGAAATGCCATGCGGAAATGGATGTTGGCGGCGGCTGTCGCCGTCCTGGCGGCGCTCGGTCAACCGGCCGAGGCCCAGCAGAAGTACCGTTTCGCCGTCGTGCCGAAGGCGATGAACAACCCGTTCTTCGATCTCGCCCGGGACGGCTGCCTGAAGCGCGCCAAGGAACTCGGCAATATCGAATGCATCTATCGCGGCCCGGTCGAGCACGAGCCGGCCACCCAGGCGCAGCTGATCCAGGACTTCATCACCCAGAAGGTCGACGGCCTCGCCATCTCGGTCGCCGATGTCGCCTCCGCGACCCGCTCGATCAAGGCGGCGGTCGATGCCGGCATCCCGGTGATCACCTTCGACGCCGACGCGCCCGGCTCGGCCCGTTCGGCCTATATCGGCACCAACAACAAGGAATTCGGCCTCGCGCTCGGCAAGCAGCTGCTGGCGCTCAGGCCGGAGGGCGGCAAATACGCCATGGTGTCGGGCGGTCCCGGCGCCAAGAACCTGGCCGAGCGCGTGGACGGCGTGCGCGAGGCGCTGAAGGGCTCCAAATGGGTCGAGGTGTCCGGCTCGCCGACCTTCTGCAATGACGACGTGGCGCTCGCCGTGCAGCAGATGGCGGACCTGAAGAGCGCGACCCCGGATCTGGCCGCGATCGTCCCGATCGGCGGC
This is a stretch of genomic DNA from Prosthecodimorpha staleyi. It encodes these proteins:
- a CDS encoding sugar-binding protein, translated to MRKWMLAAAVAVLAALGQPAEAQQKYRFAVVPKAMNNPFFDLARDGCLKRAKELGNIECIYRGPVEHEPATQAQLIQDFITQKVDGLAISVADVASATRSIKAAVDAGIPVITFDADAPGSARSAYIGTNNKEFGLALGKQLLALRPEGGKYAMVSGGPGAKNLAERVDGVREALKGSKWVEVSGSPTFCNDDVALAVQQMADLKSATPDLAAIVPIGGWPMFAPEGFKAFVNKNKKEIDAGKFTLVVADTLKMQLELLRDGYSNALTGQRPFEMGEKSMDALLALKKKEKIPEIIYTGLDTVTKETVGQYLK